In one Balaenoptera ricei isolate mBalRic1 chromosome 20, mBalRic1.hap2, whole genome shotgun sequence genomic region, the following are encoded:
- the LOC132355119 gene encoding cytochrome b-245 chaperone 1 isoform X2, protein MYMQVETRTSSCLHLKRAPGIRSWSLLVDSLGWKLFYVTGCLFVAVQNLEDWEEAIFNKSTGKVVLKTFSLYRKLLTLCRAGHDQVVVLLSDIRDVNVEEEKVRYFGNGYVVVLRFTTGFSHPLTQSAVMGHRSDVEAIAKLITTFLELHCLESPVELSQSSDSEVDGLGDQS, encoded by the exons ATGTATATGCAGGTGGAGACACGCACCAGTTCCTGCCTCCATCTGAAGAGGGCTCCAGGCATCAGGTCCTGGTCCCTGCTGGTTG ATAGTCTGGGCTGGAAGCTCTTCTATGTCACGGGCTGTCTATTCGTGGCCGTACAGAACCTGGAGGACTGGGAG GAAGCCATCTTCAATAAGAGCACCGGGAAGGTCGTGCTGAAGACGTTCAGCTTGTATAGGAAGCTGCTGACTCTCTGCAGAGCAGGCCATGATCAAG TGGTGGTCCTGCTCAGTGACATCCGGGACGTGAACGTGGAGGAGGAGAAGGTCCGGTACTTCGGGAATGGCTATGTGGTGGTGCTTCGGTTCACCACGGGCTTCTCCCACCCCCTCACGCAGAGTGCTGTAATGGGCCACCGCAG TGACGTGGAAGCCATCGCCAAGCTCATCACTACTTTCCTGGAGCTGCACTGCCTTGAGAGTCCCGTGGAGCTGTCTCAGAGCAGTGACAGTGAGGTCGATGGCCTCGGGGACCAGAGCTGA
- the LOC132355119 gene encoding cytochrome b-245 chaperone 1 isoform X1 has product MYMQVETRTSSCLHLKRAPGIRSWSLLVGILSIGLAAAYYSGDSLGWKLFYVTGCLFVAVQNLEDWEEAIFNKSTGKVVLKTFSLYRKLLTLCRAGHDQVVVLLSDIRDVNVEEEKVRYFGNGYVVVLRFTTGFSHPLTQSAVMGHRSDVEAIAKLITTFLELHCLESPVELSQSSDSEVDGLGDQS; this is encoded by the exons ATGTATATGCAGGTGGAGACACGCACCAGTTCCTGCCTCCATCTGAAGAGGGCTCCAGGCATCAGGTCCTGGTCCCTGCTGGTTG GAATCTTGTCGATTGGCCTGGCTGCTGCCTACTACAGTGGAG ATAGTCTGGGCTGGAAGCTCTTCTATGTCACGGGCTGTCTATTCGTGGCCGTACAGAACCTGGAGGACTGGGAG GAAGCCATCTTCAATAAGAGCACCGGGAAGGTCGTGCTGAAGACGTTCAGCTTGTATAGGAAGCTGCTGACTCTCTGCAGAGCAGGCCATGATCAAG TGGTGGTCCTGCTCAGTGACATCCGGGACGTGAACGTGGAGGAGGAGAAGGTCCGGTACTTCGGGAATGGCTATGTGGTGGTGCTTCGGTTCACCACGGGCTTCTCCCACCCCCTCACGCAGAGTGCTGTAATGGGCCACCGCAG TGACGTGGAAGCCATCGCCAAGCTCATCACTACTTTCCTGGAGCTGCACTGCCTTGAGAGTCCCGTGGAGCTGTCTCAGAGCAGTGACAGTGAGGTCGATGGCCTCGGGGACCAGAGCTGA
- the HEXD gene encoding hexosaminidase D isoform X2, translated as MMSGSSPFKMRLVHLDLKGAPPRVCYLSEIFPLFRALGANGLLIEYEDMFPYEGHLRLLRAKHAYSPSEIKEILHLATLNELEVIPLVQTFGHMEFVLKHEALAHLREVALFPNTLNPHKAESLALVGAMIDQVMALHPGARWLHIGCDEVYYLGEGEDSRQWLQQEPNTRAELCLSYMEAVASHVQAQHPTTTPLVWDDMLRDIPEDQLSASRVPQLVEPVLWDYGADLDVHSKALLMEKYRKSGFSWLWAASAFKGATGASQALTPIEHHLRNHVQWLQVAGSVPADTLQGIVLTGWQRYDHFSVLCELLPVGIPSLAVCLQVLLHGGFAENVKARVENFLGTSSLEATDFRSERAGSFPGSDILNLITQVSLHLCSSVDALLERDRYVTGWFSPYHRRRKFIHPVMIQHIQPQALSLLARWSVLVGELEAALQRVFYPDAVEEWLEENVRPSLRRLQALLQDLGEAAGARPDSGQDP; from the exons ATATTCCCCCTGTTCCGTGCCCTGGGTGCAAACGGCCTCCTCATCGAGTATGAAGACATGTTTCCCTACGAGGGCCACCTGAGGCTGCTGAGGGCCAAGCACGCATACAG CCCCTCCGAAATCAAAGAGATCCTGCATCTGGCCACACTGAATGAGCTGGAGGTCATTCCCTTGGTGCAGACATTTGGGCACATGGAG TTTGTGCTAAAGCATGAGGCTCTCGCTCACCTCCGGGAAGTGGCACTTTTCCCCAACACCCTGAATCCCCACAAGGCGGAGTCCCTGGCACTGGTTGGAGCCATGATTGACCAGGTGATGGCACTGCACCCGGGCGCCCGGTGGCTCCACATCGGCTGTGACGAG GTCTACTACCTCGGAGAGGGTGAGGACTCAAGACAgtggctgcagcaggagcccAACACCAGAGCAGAGCTGTGTCTGTCCTACATGGAGGCGGTGGCCAGCCACGTGCAGGCCCAGCACCCCACCACGACGCCCCTGGTGTGGGACGACATGCTGCGGGACATCCCCGAGGACCAGCTCTCAG CATCGAGGGTGCCGCAGCtggtggagcctgtgctctgggacTATGGGGCCGACCTGGACGTCCACAGCAAGG CGCTCCTCATGGAGAAATACCGGAAGAGCGGCTTCTCCTGGCTCTGGGCCGCCAGTGCCTTCAAGGGAGCCACGGGGGCAAGCCAGGCCCTGACCCCCATCGAGCACCACCTCAGAAACCACGTGCAGTGGCTGCAGGTGGCGGGCAGTGTGCCAGCGGACACGCTGCAGGGCATCGTCCTGACTGGCTGGCAGAG GTATGACCACTTCTCTGTGCTGTGCGAGCTGCTGCCCGTGGGAATCCCGTCCCTGGCTGTCTGTCTGCAGGTGCTTCTACATG GAGGCTTTGCCGAAAACGTTAAAGCAAGAGTGGAGAACTTTCTTGGGACTTCGAGCTTGGAAGCAACGGATTTCAGGAG TGAGAGGGCCGGCTCCTTCCCTGGCAGCGACATCTTGAACCTCATCACACAAGTCAGCCTCCATCTGTGCAGCTCTGTGGATGCGCTGCTGGAGAGGGACAG GTATGTGACCGGCTGGTTCAGCCCCTACCATCGCAGACGGAAGTTCATCCACCCCGTCATGATCCAGCACATCCAGCCCCAGGCACTCAG TCTCCTGGCCAGGTGGAGCGTTCTCGTGGGGGAGCTGGAGGCTGCCCTGCAGCGTGTCTTCTACCCAGACGCGGTGGAGGAGTGGCTGGAGGAGAACGTGCGCCCCAGCCTGCGGCGGCTGCAGGCTCTGCTGCAGGATTTGGGTGAGGCAGCCGGCGCCAGGCCTGACTCGGGTCAGGACCCCTGA